In the genome of Nonomuraea sp. NBC_00507, the window CCCGGGGCCGATGGCTGGAGGAGTGGCTGGGGGAGTTGCACGCGTTGCCGGGCCGGCGGGCCAGGTGGGGGTTCGCGGTCCGGCTGATCGCCGGCATGCCGCGCCTGGCCCGCACCCTCCGGGCCGAGGCTCGGCGCAGGTAGGCTCATGTGCCGTGCCCAGCATCCCGCAGCCACTCGACCCCGACGACGACGGCCGCGCCGCACCCGCGGTGGCCGCCGCCCTCGCCGCCTACCAGGCGGGCACCGGCGACGCCACCGACGTGCTCAACGCCCTCAGCGGGGCCAGGCTCCTGGTGCCCGTCGTCGCCCTGCTGACCGAGTCCGAGGTCGGCGCGCACGGGCTGCGGCAGGAGAAGGAGAGCGAGATGGCCCTGCCCAAGCTCGTCGGGCAGGACGGCAGGCAGGCGGTGCCGGCGTTCACCGGGGCGGAGGCGCTGGCGAGGTGGCGGCCGGACGCGCGGCCGATCCAGGCCACCACGCTCCAGGTGTGCCGGGCGGCCGTGCAGGAGCAGGCGGCGGCGGTCGTGGTGGACGTCGCCGGGCCGGTGCCGTTCGTGATCGAGGGTGCGGTGCTGGAGGCCCTGGCGGCGATCGAGTCCGGCACCGCCGACCGGCTCGAGAACGCGACCGTGGCCAAGGTCGAGCCGGCGCGGCGCCGCCGCCGCTGGTTTTCGCGCCGCTGAAGGGCGATGATTCTGGCGCCGTTGAACCTGTACGTCCCGGTGTTCTCGCGCCGCTGAATGGGGCGATGCCGGCGATCGGCCACGAAGGCCGCGGCGGACCGGCGGAACCGCGGCGGGCGCGGCCGGGTCCGCATTAGGGTCGGCTCGTGGTCGCACTCATGGCGCTGGCCGGATTACTTTGCGGACACCGCATCAGGGCGCTGGCCGACTCCTACGACGGCCTCCCGGAGCCCGCCTGGCCGCCGAAGGCCGAGCTGGTGACCGCCGCCGTCGTCGCGCTCGTCACCTGGCGCCTCGGCCTCCCTTACGTGCCGTTCGCCGTGATCGGTGTCGCTCTGGCCGTCATCGACTGGCGCACCACGCTTCTGCCCGACGCGATCACGCTGCCCGCGTACCCGATCACGGCCCTGGCCCTCCTGCCCACCGGCGAGCTGCCGCGAGCGCTGGCCGGAGGAGCGGCGCTGGCAGCGATCTACGGGCTGCTGTGGGTCATCAGGCCGGACGCGCTGGGACTGGGCGACGTCAAGCTGGCCGGGCTCATCGGCATGGTGGGCGCGGCGCTGGGCTGGCAGGCGTGGGTGGTGGCGGCGTTCGGCGGGCAGCTGCTCGGCGCGCTCTACGCTCTGGCGCTGCTCGCGACCGGTCGCGGCACCAGGCACACGCAGTTCCCGTTCGGGCCGTTCATGCTGTTGGGGGCGTTCACGGTGCTGTGTCTCGACACGTGAACGTGGGACATCTCACTAGGCCGCACATGGAAGACTTGTACGCATGTTGCGCTGGTTGACCGCCGGAGAGTCTCACGGGCCCGAACTCGTCGCCGTCATGGAAGGCCTCCCGGCCGGGGTGGAGGTGACCACGGCCGCGATCGACGAGGCCCTGCGCCGCCGCCGGCTCGGCTATGGCCGCGGCGCCCGGATGAAGTTCGAGCAGGATCAGGTCACGATCGTCGGCGGCGTCCGCCACGGGCGGACCATGGGCAGCCCGGTCGCGATCCGCATCGGCAACACCGAATGGCCCAAGTGGGAGAAGGTCATGGCGGCCGACCCGGTCGACGCTGCCGAGCTGGAGGGCCTGGCACGCAACGCGCCCAGGTCGCGCCCCCGTCCGGGGCACGCCGACCTGGCGGGCATGCAGAAATACGGGTTCGACGACGCCAGGCAGGTGCTCGACCGGGCCAGCGCCCGCGAGACCGCGGCCCGCGTCGCGCTCGGCGAGGTCGCCAGGCGGTTCCTCAAGCAGGCGCTCGGGGTCGACATCGTCAGCCACGTGACCTCCATCGGCGGCGCCCAGACCCCGTCCGAGATCTTGCCGGGGCCGAACGACCTGGCCAGGATCGATGAGGACCCGGTCAGGTGCTCGGACCCCGAGGGCAGCGCCGCCATGGTCGAGGTGATCGACAAGGCCCACAAGGACGGCGACACGCTCGGCGGCGTCGTCGAGGTGCTCGCCTACGGCCTGCCGCCGGGCCTGGGCAGCTACACCCACTGGGACCGCAGGCTCGACTCCCGGCTCGCCGCGGCGCTCATGGGCATCCAGGCGATCAAGGGCGTCGCGGTCGGCGACGGTTTCGAGACCGCGCGCAGGCCCGGATCCCAAGCCCACGACGAGATCGAATACACCGCCGAGGACGGCGTCAAGCGCATCACCAACCGCGCGGGTGGCGTCGAAGGCGGCATGACCAACGGCGAGATCCTGCGGGTCAGCGCTGCCATGAAGCCGATCTCCACCGTGCCGAGGGCGCTGGCCACGATCGACGTCAAGACCGGCGAGGCGGCCAAGGCGCACCACGAGCGCTCCGA includes:
- a CDS encoding SseB family protein, producing MPSIPQPLDPDDDGRAAPAVAAALAAYQAGTGDATDVLNALSGARLLVPVVALLTESEVGAHGLRQEKESEMALPKLVGQDGRQAVPAFTGAEALARWRPDARPIQATTLQVCRAAVQEQAAAVVVDVAGPVPFVIEGAVLEALAAIESGTADRLENATVAKVEPARRRRRWFSRR
- a CDS encoding A24 family peptidase, which produces MVALMALAGLLCGHRIRALADSYDGLPEPAWPPKAELVTAAVVALVTWRLGLPYVPFAVIGVALAVIDWRTTLLPDAITLPAYPITALALLPTGELPRALAGGAALAAIYGLLWVIRPDALGLGDVKLAGLIGMVGAALGWQAWVVAAFGGQLLGALYALALLATGRGTRHTQFPFGPFMLLGAFTVLCLDT
- the aroC gene encoding chorismate synthase; amino-acid sequence: MLRWLTAGESHGPELVAVMEGLPAGVEVTTAAIDEALRRRRLGYGRGARMKFEQDQVTIVGGVRHGRTMGSPVAIRIGNTEWPKWEKVMAADPVDAAELEGLARNAPRSRPRPGHADLAGMQKYGFDDARQVLDRASARETAARVALGEVARRFLKQALGVDIVSHVTSIGGAQTPSEILPGPNDLARIDEDPVRCSDPEGSAAMVEVIDKAHKDGDTLGGVVEVLAYGLPPGLGSYTHWDRRLDSRLAAALMGIQAIKGVAVGDGFETARRPGSQAHDEIEYTAEDGVKRITNRAGGVEGGMTNGEILRVSAAMKPISTVPRALATIDVKTGEAAKAHHERSDVCAVPAAGVVAEAMVALVLADAALEKFGGDSVEEVARNLSGYLSSMVIK